Genomic DNA from Niabella ginsenosidivorans:
TGCCCATATTGATACATGGGGACGCCGCACTGGCAGGGCAGGGCGTTGTTTATGAGTTATTGCAGATGTCCAAACTGAACGGATATTATACAGGCGGTACCATTCATTTTGTCATCAATAACCAGATCGGTTTTACAACTGATTTTTCTGATGCGCGCAGCTCAGATTATTGCACATCGCTGGCAGCAATCGTGCAGTCGCCGGTTTTACACGTGAACGGAGACGATCCGGAAGCCGTTGTAAAGTGCGCGGAAATAGCCATGCGCTACAGGAACGAGTTTCATGCGGATGTGTTTATTGACATGGTGTGCTACCGGAAACATGGGCATAATGAGGGAGATGATCCCAAATTTACACAGCCAACGATGTACGCCCTTATTGACAAACATCCCAATCCCCGGGAAGTGTATATAAAATATTTACTGGATAAGGGTGAGGAAGATACCAAGGAACTGGCAAAGGAAATGGAGAAAAAGTTCTGGGACGACCTGCAGGACCGCCTGGATGAAGTAAAGCAGCATCCGTTGCCCTATACTTATCAGGATCCGGAACTGCAATGGAAAAGCCTGCGTAAAGCTACTGCGCTGGATTTTGAAAAAAGCCCGGATACCGCAATCAGCGGGGAGCACTTCAAAACAATCTTTGATGCACTTATGAAGATCCCCGATGGGTTTACTCCTTTAAGAAAAGTAGCCAAGCTGCTTCAGGATAAAGTAAAACTGCTGGAAACCGAACAAAAAGTGGATTGGGCAACCGGTGAATTAATGGCTTTTGGTTCCCTGCTGCTGGATGGCTCTGATGTGCGCATGTCTGGCCAGGATGTTGGCCGGGGTACTTTTAGTTCCCGCCATGCCGTGCTGAGAGATGAAGTTACGGATGCTGCCTATAACCGTTTGAGCGGGTTACCCGGCTCCACAGCCAAATTCAGGATCTATAACTCACTGTTAAGCGAGTATGCCGTACTGGGCTTTGAATACGGTTTTGCACTGGCAACCCCTAATGTGCTGGTTGTATGGGAGGCACAGTTCGGTGATTTTGCAAATGGCGCCCAGACCCTGATCGATCAGTTTATTACCAGCGCTGAGCAAAAATGGAACCGTATGGACGGATTGGTAATGCTGCTGCCGCACGGTTTTGAAGGGCAGGGGCCGGAGCACAGCAGTGCGCGGATTGAACGCTTTTTACAGTCCTGTGCTGAGCTGAATATTGTGGTGACCAATATCACTACGGCCGCCAATTATTTCCATGCGCTGCGCCGCCAGCTTAAATGGCCTTTCCGTAAACCACTGATCAACTTTGCACCTAAAGCCAATCTCAGGCATCCGGGCAGCTATTCATTAAAAGAGGAGTTCACGAACGGCCGTTTCCGGGAGGTGATCGATGATGCGTTTGCAGACGATCCTGTAACAGTAAAAACAGTGTTGTTCTGTTCCGGTAAGATCTATTTTGATCTTGCTGAAAAACAGGTGAAGGATAACCGTAAGGATGTTGCTGTTATTCGTATGGAGCAATTGTACCCCCTGCCTAAAAAACAGCTGGACGACCTGTATGCCAAATACAAGAATGCTGTTTGGTACTGGGTACAGGAAGAACCGCTGAATATGGGTGCGGCCTCCTTCCTGCAAATGAACCTGAAAGATATCAATTATGGTATCATTGGCCGTAAACCAAGCGCGGCACCTGCTTCCGGATTTATGAAAGTGCATAAAGCAGAGCAGGAGGAGATCATTAATACAGCTTTTTCAATGTAAATAGAGTGGGCGGAATAGAAATTCCGCCCTTTTCATCTATTCAAAACTAAACATGAGCTGTTTATAGTAACTTTTGATTTAAGGCTTTTACCACTGCTTCGGAAACAGAATTCACCTGTAACTTTTCATACACATTCTTAATATGGGTATTTACAGTATGTATGCTCAGGTTACAGGCAGATGCTACCATTTTCCGGGTGTAGCCTTTTACAAGGAGGTTTAAGATTTCCTTTTCCCTTACAGTCAGGTCTGTTTCCGGTGCCGACTCAAAAAAAATATTTTTCTGGAAAGCGTTCAGCACTTTCTTCGCAATGGAAGCTGTCATGGCTGCATCGCCATTATAAACATCCTCAATGGCCTGTAACAGCTGTGCAGGCGGGGACTTTTTTAAAATATAACCGGAGGCGCCGGCACATATGGATGCAAATATTTTGTCATCGTCTTCAAAAACGGTCTGCATTAAAAGCTGCACATGCGGAAAATTAACCTTTATGATCTTGACGCCTTCAATGCCGTTTACATTTGGCATATCAATATCCATTAATACAATATCCGGGTCAGCCTTCCTTACATCGGTAATTACATTGCTGCAATCAAAAAAGGTTCCTGTACAGATCATGCGGGGCGATGCATTGATGAGCATATTCAGGCTTTCCCGCCGGTAGGCATTATCGTCAAAAACAGCCACTTTTATGGTTGATGCGTCCATATAATAAAATTACAATTTAAAACGGGGCAACAAATCGCCAATTTGGGGGATATTTAGAGGGCGGTGATTGTTCATAGGTTCTGGCTTATTGATGCTGGATGCTCGCTTCCGGACATTTCGCTTTCCACTGCTCACTTATAGCTGCCTGCTGAAAACTGATCACTCAAATCCCATACTTCCCCTCTCAATTCTCATTTATACTTTAGAGTTTGGAATTTTTTGCCGTACTTTGTTCTACTTTTTTAAAAAGCAGTTTTTTTTATGGCAATTGATATAAAAGTTCCCACAGTCGGGGAATCGATCAGTGAAGTGACCCTTTTGAAATGGATCAAAAATACCGGAGAATATGTTGAGCGCGATGAAGTGATCGCAGAGCTGGAAAGTGAAAAAGCCACTTTTGAAGTCAATGCCGAAAAGGCCGGTGTATTAACAACAAATGCCACAGAGGGAGACACACTGAATATCGGGGATGTTATTGCCACTATTGATGATACTGCTGCAAAACCGGTTGAAATTCCGCGTGCAGAACAAGCCCCGGCCGATAAAGTGCCGGATGAAGCAAAAAAACCGGCTCCTGATCCGGATAAAGCGCAGCCAGCTGCTCCGCCCCCGGCAAAAGAAACTGCTCCCACTAATGTAAAAGCCACACCCGTGGCTTCAGCCATCATAGCAGATAAAGGCGTGAACCCGAAGGATGTTACCCCCTCCGGATTTTCCGGGAAGATCCTGAAGGAAGATGTGCTTTCTGCCCTGGCCAACCCGGGCAGAAGGTCATTTAACGGCAGTGAATTGTTCAGCCGTAGCGAACGTGCCCAAAAAATGACCAATCTGCGAAAAACCATCAGCCGCAGGCTGGTAGAATCCAAAAACACCACGGCAATGCTCACCACGTTCAATGAGGTGAACATGAAGCCTATTATGGACATCCGCGCTAAGTATAAAGATAAATTTAAAGAGGCCCATGGTGTTGGTCTGGGCTTTATGAGCTTTTTTGCAAAGGCATGCGCTATTGCACTGGCAGAATGGCCTTCCGTAAATGCTTATATAGATGGCGACCAGATCATCTTCCATGATTATGCCGATATCAGCATTGCTGTAAGCACTCCGCGTGGCTTAACAGTGCCTGTTATCCGCAATGTGGAAAGCCTGAGCATGGCGGGTGTTGAAAAAGCAGTGCTGGATCTGGCAAAAAAGGCGCGCGACAGTAAATTAACCGCAGAAGACCTTACAGGGGGCACTTTTACAATTACAAACGGTGGCGTATTTGGCTCGCTGATCAGCACTCCCATCATAAACCTGCCGCAGAGCGCCATCCTGGGCATGCATAATATTGTGGAGCGCCCGATCGCAGAAAACGGGCAGGTGGTCATTCGCCCGATGATGTATATTGCACTGAGCTATGACCACCGTATTGTGGACGGGCGTGAATCTGTAAGCTTCCTGGTACGGGTAAAGGAATTGCTGGAAAATCCGGCCTTATTACTGATACAACAGGATCCTATTAAAGCATTGCTGGAGCTGTCTTAAAACCTGAAGGACGCACTAAAACTGTCATAAATTTTCACGGGTAGATTATTTTGTCAGCCGGCACAACCATACCAGACCCGCAAAAGGGATTGGGGCGTTTTCATTCCTACCTGAAAAGCGCTGTAAAGATCATCAGCCGGTATAAAGGCAATGAACCACTTGCTTCTTTTTTAAAGAGCTATTTTTCAGGGAACAAAAAGTTTGGAAGCAATGATCGCAGGGAAATTACCAACCTGTGCTATAGCTATTATCGCCTGGGGAAAGCATTTACAGAGCTTTCCCTGGAACAGCAGGTGCTGCTGGGCCTGAAAATATCTGCCCGGGATCCGGGGCCGCAATGGAAAGCTTTGCTGCCGGAATACGGGGTTCCTGAAGAGCTGCAGCTGGAAATATTTCCCTGGAAAGAAAAATTGAGCGCAGGCATTAATGCCGCTATATTTGAGCGCTCCTTTTTGATCCAGCCGGATCTGTTTTTACGTATACGCCCCGGAAATGAAGCACAGGTGCTTAAAAAGTTAAATGATGCGCTGATCCCCTTTGAAAAGGAAGGTAGTGCATTGCGGCTACCCAATGCAGTAAAAGCCGGGAGCGTATTATCCATAAACACAGAAGTGGTTGTGCAGGATCTCAGTTCTCAACAACTGGGACGGATGCTGCAACATTGCCATGCAGCCATTTCATCCAGGTGGTCACCAGGGCAGCAGTCAATACTTTCCGTGTGGGACTGTTGTGCAGCCAGCGGAGGCAAATCCATTTTAGCTGTGGATGCGCTGGGGGCAATTGACCTGACGGTTTCTGATATCCGCCCTTCTATCATTGCCAATTTAAAAGAACGTTTCCAGGAAGCCGGAATCAAAAATTATAAGGCATTTGTTGCCGACGCAACCAAAGGCAGTGAGCAACTGAAAAAGCGGTCGTTCGACCTGGTAATGGCTGATGTGCCCTGTAGCGGAAGCGGTACCTGGAGCCGTACCCCTGAACAACTGTTCTATTTTGACCCGGAACAGATTCATACATATACGGAGCTCCAGAAAAGTATTTTAAGAAATATTGTGCATGCTGTTCAACCCGGTGGTTACCTGCTTTACAGCACCTGCTCTGTTTTTAAAGCAGAAAACGAAGACCAGGTAAGGTTTCTGGAGGCGTCCGGATTTAAACTTATTCAACAGCAGTTAATTACCGGGTACGATAAAAAGGCAGATACCCTGTTTGGGGCGCTGTTGCAGAAGCCGCGGGGCATTAATGTATAGTTCATGGCCCATGGCTGATAGTCCGTAGGCTCACATATCAGGAAGTTAGCAAGCAGGCTGACAGCAAGTGGGATGACACTTAACTCTCAATTCCGGAGACTGACTACTGAAAAACTGATCACTCAATGTCTAATCATGCCTCCATATAAGCTTCCGTTGGCTCGCAGGTGCAAATGAGATTCCGGTCGCCTAATGTATTGTTAACGCGGGCAACAGAAGGCCAGAACTTATTCTGTGCTACATAGGGCAACGGAAAAGCAGCAGTTTCCCTGCTATAGCCGTGCTCCCAGTTGTCTGTAATGACTGCCTGCTGTGTGTGCGGTGCGTTTTTTAGCGGGTTATCCTTTACATCCCATTCAGCAGTTTCCACTTTCCGGATTTCTTTGCGGATGTTTTGCAGGGCATCGCAAAAACGGTCCAGTTCTGCTTTGTCTTCGCTTTCCGTGGGCTCAATCATAATAGTTCCCGGCACAGGAAAGCTCATGGTAGGGGCATGGAAGCCGTAGTCCATCAGCCTTTTGGCAATATCTTCCGCCTCTACCTGTGCTGATTTTTTGAACGGGCGCAGATCAACAATGAATTCATGAGCGCAAAGATGATTGCTATTGGTATAAAGAATGTCAAAATCTTCCGCCAGACGCGCACGCATGTAATTGGCATTTAAGATGGCATATTCCGTTGCCGTCTTTAAACCTGCTGCTCCCAGCATGCGGATGTATGCATAAGAGATCAGGAGGATGGAAGCAGAACCATAAGGGGCTGCAGACACTGCACCTTCATGCTTTTTTGCGTTTGGCTGATCCAGGCCGTTGCCGTTAATAGAAATGGTCTTTGCCCTGTGTAAGGTTACATGTCCGGGCAGATGCACGGCCAGGTGCTCTTTTACACAAATGGGCCCCATGCCGGGTCCGCCACCGCCGTGCGGAATGGCAAATGTTTTATGCAGGTTAAGGTGGCAGACATCTGCACCAATCAGTCCCGGGGCTGTTAAGCCTACCTGCGCATTCATATTGGCACCATCCATATACACCTGTCCGCCGTTATCATGTATGATCTGGTTGATCTCCCTTACCGTTTCTTCATAGATGCCATAAGTGCTGGGATAAGTGATCATGATCCCTGCCAGTGTATCCTTATATTGTGTGGCTTTTGCTTTCAGATCTTCTATATCAATATAACCATTTTCCAGGGCTTTAACCACAACCACCTTCATGCCCGCCATTACTGCAGAAGCAGGATTGGTGCCGTGCGCGGAAATCGGGATCAGCATTATATTACGGTGCGGATTGCCCTGCGCTTCATGATAGGCTTTAATGGTGAGCAGGCCGGCATATTCTCCCTGGGCCCCGCTATTAGGCTGCAGGCTGCAGGCGTCAAAAGCCGTGATCTCGCATAAGTAATGACTTAGCTCTTCTATGATCTGCTTATAGCCGCCTGCCTGGTTTAACGGGGCAAACGGATGAATGTTTGCCCAATGTGACCAGCTCAGCGGGATCATTTCGGTGGCTGCATTCAGCTTCATGGTACAGCTGCCCAAAGAGATCATGGAAGTGTTTAAAGAAAGATCTTTATTTTCCAGGTATTTAATATAACGCATCATTTTGCTTTCACTGTGATAGGTATTAAATACCGGGTGTGTTAAAAAAGCAGATCTTCTTGATAATGCCTCCGGGATATGGCGGAGCTCTTCTTCTGCGCTCAGCTCAAATGAAACAGGGCTGGAATCATTTTCAAAGCAGTTGATCAGATCATACAGGTCTTCAATGATCACCGTTTCATCCAGTGATATGCCAATGTGCTGGTGGTCGATCTGGCGCAGGTTTATTTTTTGCTGTTCTGCCTTTTCAATAATGGAAGAAGTATTATCTGTTTTAACAACAAGGGTGTCAAAATAATGATTGCTGACAAGCCGGAACCCGCGGGCTTCAATGGCTTCTCCGACAATCTGCGTAAAAATGGCTACACGTTCTGCAATCTGTTTCAACCCGCCGGGGCCATGATAAACGGCGTACATAGCCGCCATATTGGCCAGTAATGCCTGGGCCGTGCAAATATTGGAGGTGGCTTTTTCCCGTTTAATGTGCTGCTCTCTTGTTTGCAGGGCCATACGCAATGCCCGGTTGCCACTGGCATCTTCACTGATACCAATGATGCGCCCGGGGATGGTACGTTTAAACTCGTCAGTAGCCGTCATAAAAGCGGCATGCGGACCGCCATACCCCAGAGGCACGCCAAAACGTTGTGCAGATCCTACGGCAACGTCCGCGCCCAGTTCCCCCGGAGGGGTTAAAAGCGTTAATGCCAGCAGATCTGTTGCCATGGCCACATACCCGCCGGTGTTATGAACGGTTTCAATAAAAGAGCGGTAATCTTCAATGCTGCCTTTATTATTAGGATATTGCACCAGCGCACCAAAATAGTCTTCAGTAATAGCGGCATTCTTATAGTTGCCTTCTATGATCTCAATCCCAAAAGGTTGTGCCCGTGTATACAAAACATCCTTTGTTTGCGGGAAGATTTCTGTGTCGATAAAGAACCTGGGCTTTTGAACAGACTCCGACCTGTTCTTTGAATGGAAGAACATGATCATTGCTTCGGCAGCGGCCGTTGCTTCATCCAGTAGGGAAGCATTTGCCAATGGCAACCCTGTAAGATCGCTTACAACGGTCTGAAAATTTAAAAGGCTCTCCAGGCGCCCCTGGGAAATTTCTGCCTGGTAGGGGGTATATTGTGTATACCAACCGGGGTTTTCGAAAATATTGCGCAGGATTACGGAAGGAGTAATAGTGCCGTAATAGCCCTGGCCGATGTAATTGTGAAAGATCTTATTTTTTAGTGATATATTTTTAATATGCCGCAGGTACTCGTTTTCGCTCATCGGGTTAGGGATGCTCAACGGGTCTTTCATACGGATGCCGGAAGGAACAGTTTGTTCCATCAGCGCATCAAGACTGCTAAAGCCGACCTTCTCCAGCATTTTTTCGGTTTCGGCTTCGTCAGGTCCAATATGTCGTTTTAAAAATTCTTCTGATTGGGATTCTAAAATATTCATATTACTATCGGGGTATTAAGTATAAATGAAGTGTGCAAAGTTACGCCCAATTACTGAGAAAAAGTAAGGATCGGCCATATGGGGAAAACCGGTGAATATGAAGAAATTAAGTATTTTTTTTAAAATTTAATAAAGGCGTATTTGTTTATATGATATTTTAAGACAGCGAATAATTACTTTTGATTTCCGGATGTATTAAACGCATCTGTTAGAAAATGTCGAATACAATTTTGAGCAACTGGGAAAAGAAATCCAGGGAACATCGCAAAAACTATCAGCAGTTTTTAAAAAGGGCGGATAAGAATAAGGTATTGAAGCAACTTCCGGCTTTGCATGAAGAGGCTTTTAAAGCTGTGGATTGCCTGAACTGTGCCAACTGCTGCAAAAATTATTCCCCCCGGTTTAAAACACCAGATGTAAAACGGATAGCAAAAGGATTGGGGCTCAAGGAAAGCGTTTTTATTGATACCTATTTAAGAGTGGATGAGGAGGGCGATTTTGTGGTGAAACAGTCGCCCTGCCCCTTTTTAAATACAGACAATACCTGCAGCATTTATGAGATGCGGCCGTCAGACTGTGCCCGCTTTCCTTATACTGATGAGGATGTTTTGATAAAACGCCCGGCCCTTACTTTAAAAAACAGCGAATTTTGCCCGATCACTTATTTTGTTATGGAAAAGCTGATCCGGTCTTCATTGAAATAGGTTTTATTTTAAGCAATTGCAATGAACATAGCCGGCGGTACAAAAAACAATGCAGAAAATGATCAGCTGCTGCTGCGCGTAAGTAATAAAGTAACTATTGCTATGGTGCTGCCAATAATTGCTTTGATCGTCGAAATAGTGAGATGGTGATCGGGTAAACAGTATTGAAACAGATTATCTGCTTTAAAAAAGCTGAAAATATAAAGGTTTTACTGAAGAAAGGAAAGCAAACAGCTGCCTGTGTATTTAGCAATATAGTAAAAATTGCTGACTTCAAAAAGAAAATGCTGATAATATTAATAAGTGAATTATTTATTTTTTAATTCAAAAACTTACAATACTTTTGTTATAGTAAGTCTCTAAATTGAAAAACAATGCAATCATTAAATATACTGCAGCATGTGAATATTTCCTTTATTATAAAAAAATATATGTACTAAGAAAATATTAGCCAGGGTAGAAACCCCGGCTGTTTTTTCTCTAAATTAGCGTAATTAAAACGCTATTGTAAAAATGCGCTTTTATTTTGAAAGCGCATAATTTTTTTTAAACGGAAAGGCAGTCCCGGCCTGATAATAACCGGGTTCAGATGTTTGTTTGTGGGTGAATGTTTTAATAAACTTTTTAGTTTTGCCGCGAACTGCTATGTCTGGTAAATGGATAGTAATACTTGATAAACCTACATACGCCGGCGTTAAACCTTTGAGGTTGTTTCCTGCTGTATCTGATAAATCGCTCCGGCCCAAACAGAACCAGGGCTGCCTGCAAGAGTGCTTTCTCGTTTAGCGTGCAGTTTGTGATCATTCGTTCTGTAACCATACAGAAAGTGTTCTGTTATCGGACGTTTTTATTCCTTCTGACTCATAAAACTATGTTTATAAGCGGCTTACAAGCATGGCATATTGATGGTTCAAAAATGCCTGAAGATCAAATACGGCGTTATAAGGTGATATAGCACTGTGCAACCGGCGGAAGAAGCTGTAGGCGGAATGCAGGTATTGTGCTCCGGGCTAACCAAAACAAAGCATCAGAATATTGCCAAAGACCAGTAATGAACAGAATATGCACCGGCATTGCTGAATGATTTTAAGGAACAGATAGTAAGCGCAGGAAGAGTAAATCCTACGGACAATCTTGTTATCGTCGGTAATCAATCCTTTCATGAAAAAAAAGTGCTGGATGTGGACAGCGATTTTTTCAAGCTGTTTTCTTTTCCATTAATAAAGAGGGATGCTGCAACTGTTTTACAAAACCCGGGCAACATAGTGCTTACAGAAAGCCTGCAGTCCGGTATTGACCTGCTAAAAGCCGAATACAGAAAGGTAGTTCCGGAGTATCCTTTTGAGTACCGCTTTTTGGATGAACAATTTGGCGATTTGTATAAAAGAGACCTGCGCCAGCAAACTGTTCTTACAGTGTTTGCCTGTTTAGCCATATTTGTTGCCTGTTTGGGCTGGTATCGTATACTGCTGCAAAACGGTTTAAAGAAATCGGTGTACGAAAAAGTGCCGGGCTCATCGGTGCAGAATATTGTTATATTACTGTCAAAAGACTTGTTAAAGCCGGTGTTAATTGCCAGTTGTATTGCATTGCCTGCCGGCTATTGGGCGATGAATAAATGGCTGCAAAATTTTGCCTATAAAACAACGTTAAGCTGGTGGATATTTTTACTGGCTATATTAGTCACATTTGGTATTGCATTGTTGACCGTGGGTATAAAGTCAGTGAAAGCGGCAATGGCCAACCCGGTCAGGGCATTACGAACAGAGTGAGCAATGTGAAGGTCCTGTAAGGAGGATGAAGCATTTGAGAACAGCAGGAGATAATTTGCAAAGGAAACCGATAGCGCCATAAAACAATTATAAATACTCAGACAACATAAATATTGTCTGCAAACTTCTGGCTTACAACTGATTTTTTGCCGGTTACTTCAATTTCAATGCTGCCGTCAAAATCCTGGCGGCTGATCACTTTTATTTTACTGCTCAATCCCAGTCCCACCTGTACAACGTATTGAAGAAAAAGAGCGCTGTTGTCTTTTACGGCAACAAGCCTGCATGTTTTTCCAACCGGTATTTCCGATAGGGTTTTACGGGGTGGAGGTTTTAGTTCTCCTTTTGCATTGGGAATGGCATCTCCATGCGGGTCATATTCCGGGTAGTCTAAAAATTTTTCAAGTTGTGCGATCAGTTTCGGCGATTGTATATGCTCCAGCTGTTCCGCCACTTCATGAACCTCGTCCCAGCTGAACCCGAGCTTTTCATATAAAAAGGTTTCCCAAAGGCGGTGCTTGCGGACAATTTCTATAGCCTGCTTATTCCCGGCTGCGGTAAGGGAAATTTTTCCGTATTTTTCATAAAGAATCAGTTTTTTCTGCTTCAGCTTTTTAAGCATGTCGTTAACGGTAGCAGGTTTTACATTCAACGCAGTTGCCAGCTCATTGGTGCCTGCCTTCGATTTTTCCGAATGCTCCGATGTAAGGTGGAACAATGCCTTCAGGTAATTTTCTTCCGTTTGTGATAACATGACGCAAAAATAGGAAATAGCCTATCGAAATGATTTTGTTTAACCTGCCGGATGCTAAAAACTTTTGCCTGACAATTTTTTGACAGGAGAACCATTAACTCCGTTTCAGCAATCTTAGCCCGGTTACTTCCCCCGTCTGTATATTCCAGGTATATTCAAAGGCAACGGAATAGGAACGGGAGCATATTTTCCATAAAGCAGCTCCGTTATTGCTGATGACGCTATTCTGAAACCCGGTCATCGTATTTGCTCCTATTTCCTCTATATTTTTACTAAAGTGAGGTATTGTATGGGTAGCTGAGAACAGATAATCAGCAATTGCTCCCGGCTCAATAAAGTAAGGCACTAACACTTCTTTTAAGCTTTCTGTATCTTCGGGCAGCAGGTTGGTAAATTCTTTCCAGGATGTGTCCGGAAGGCCAGCCTTATCAAGACCGGCAAGTATTTTTTGCCGTACCATATGAAACTGCTCCTGGTTTTGAGCATAGTAGGCCAACAGGCGCCGGTTAACCGTATCCTGCCAGCTATGGGGTGGTACGTTCTTAATAAGATTTGTTGTGTAGGCATCCCAGCGGATCTTACTCATGGAAAGATAGAGCTGGTCGGTTGTAAAACGTGGCTTGTATGCAGAAAACGGCAATTGGATCTTAACGTACTCCGGATCGTTGAAGGCCGTAAATTCTAAATGCTGAATGGTTGAGTTGTTTAAATCAAAAATGAACCGCAGCACGTAGGCCCTGCTGGCAGACCAGATCTGCCATTGATCTCCTTTGAGTTTCTTTGTAAAAACCTGCTGGCCGAATGTATAGCCAATACTGGCCTCAGTGAAACTGATACCGGCTTTCTGGATGAGCAGGGGCTGTATAAAGCCATTAATAACAGCACTTATTTCTGCCGGCTTATAGCAATATAACAGGGTAGCAGCACTATACTTCGGGTCATATAAAATTTTGGCCAGCTGATCGCTATCCTGCAAACTATGGAAATGCAGATTGAAAAGCGTGGAAGGGGGCGCCGGCGATTCTTCTAAATATTTTTGGCGTATTTTCCGGTAGGCAGGCAGGCATTTTTGTATGTAAACCAGCATCGGATCAAATAGCGCAACCTGCTGCTCCGGGGTAAGCGTACTGTCCCATAATCTGTCAGATATCCGGGGCATGAGCTGCAGAAAGGCCGCCCTGGTATGGTTCCGTTCTTTTTCCAGTTCCTGGTCATAAACCTGCGCCCGGCCGGTGCAGGAAATCAATAAGAGGAAAGCGGCAATTGTGTTTTTCATAGTGTGTATAAATTTTTTCATTTTTTCAACTTACCTGTCTTTGCAAAGCTAAAAATAGTTATCGTATAAATTTAAAGCATACGTGCAATTCCCGTCCTGTGCCAATAGGAATCATTTATACAGGCAATAGCTTCATTTTGCTGATCTGCCTTACAAAACCGGAGCGCTTCAAAACAATCATTCGGATTGTGCGATCCAGTCAGCTGCAATATTCGCTGTTTGCCGGAGCAATAAATTTAACTGGCCAACATGATGTTGAATGTGCCTGAGGTTATAAAACAGGATCTCCAGTAAATTATAATCTGTTACAACAGCCGGGCACAAGCCATGCCTGTTTATTTCATTGCTGCGGATCCATCGCTCGCTGAATTTTTCTGCAGGTGTCTGCATGATCAGTTTTTCACACTTTTCCCGGGCAGCAGCAATATAAGTCTGCATTTCATTCCTTGGATAGAATTGGTCAGGAAATACATCATCAATTGCTTCCGGAGGCAGCTGATCCGGCTCAACGATTGTATAAGGAAGGAGGGGATGGAAACTGCTGACCGGAATTGTAAGGTAATAATCAAGGAACAGGAGGGTATGGTACGCCATGTAGAAGATCTTTTTCTCTTTTTGCCAGGTCGCGTCAGGGCAAATGCTGATAATGTTCTTAAACATATCAATGGCAGCTGCAAAGTTTTTCCAAAAGCTTTCCCGGAATAGTTGATCCATAGTAATGTGCTTATTAAAGGTAAGAAGTTCTTTAGCCGAATTTAGTGTAAAGTTTGTTAACAGCGGATATTCTTTCAGGTTCCCGTAGTTCGTTGTTTGCCCGTTTTTGAAACCGGTTTTATAATTGTTGTATGCTGTTATACTAACCAGCAAAATAAAAGCTATCTCAACCAGGGAGAT
This window encodes:
- the gcvP gene encoding aminomethyl-transferring glycine dehydrogenase, whose amino-acid sequence is MNILESQSEEFLKRHIGPDEAETEKMLEKVGFSSLDALMEQTVPSGIRMKDPLSIPNPMSENEYLRHIKNISLKNKIFHNYIGQGYYGTITPSVILRNIFENPGWYTQYTPYQAEISQGRLESLLNFQTVVSDLTGLPLANASLLDEATAAAEAMIMFFHSKNRSESVQKPRFFIDTEIFPQTKDVLYTRAQPFGIEIIEGNYKNAAITEDYFGALVQYPNNKGSIEDYRSFIETVHNTGGYVAMATDLLALTLLTPPGELGADVAVGSAQRFGVPLGYGGPHAAFMTATDEFKRTIPGRIIGISEDASGNRALRMALQTREQHIKREKATSNICTAQALLANMAAMYAVYHGPGGLKQIAERVAIFTQIVGEAIEARGFRLVSNHYFDTLVVKTDNTSSIIEKAEQQKINLRQIDHQHIGISLDETVIIEDLYDLINCFENDSSPVSFELSAEEELRHIPEALSRRSAFLTHPVFNTYHSESKMMRYIKYLENKDLSLNTSMISLGSCTMKLNAATEMIPLSWSHWANIHPFAPLNQAGGYKQIIEELSHYLCEITAFDACSLQPNSGAQGEYAGLLTIKAYHEAQGNPHRNIMLIPISAHGTNPASAVMAGMKVVVVKALENGYIDIEDLKAKATQYKDTLAGIMITYPSTYGIYEETVREINQIIHDNGGQVYMDGANMNAQVGLTAPGLIGADVCHLNLHKTFAIPHGGGGPGMGPICVKEHLAVHLPGHVTLHRAKTISINGNGLDQPNAKKHEGAVSAAPYGSASILLISYAYIRMLGAAGLKTATEYAILNANYMRARLAEDFDILYTNSNHLCAHEFIVDLRPFKKSAQVEAEDIAKRLMDYGFHAPTMSFPVPGTIMIEPTESEDKAELDRFCDALQNIRKEIRKVETAEWDVKDNPLKNAPHTQQAVITDNWEHGYSRETAAFPLPYVAQNKFWPSVARVNNTLGDRNLICTCEPTEAYMEA
- a CDS encoding YkgJ family cysteine cluster protein, with the protein product MSNTILSNWEKKSREHRKNYQQFLKRADKNKVLKQLPALHEEAFKAVDCLNCANCCKNYSPRFKTPDVKRIAKGLGLKESVFIDTYLRVDEEGDFVVKQSPCPFLNTDNTCSIYEMRPSDCARFPYTDEDVLIKRPALTLKNSEFCPITYFVMEKLIRSSLK
- a CDS encoding ABC transporter permease codes for the protein MLNDFKEQIVSAGRVNPTDNLVIVGNQSFHEKKVLDVDSDFFKLFSFPLIKRDAATVLQNPGNIVLTESLQSGIDLLKAEYRKVVPEYPFEYRFLDEQFGDLYKRDLRQQTVLTVFACLAIFVACLGWYRILLQNGLKKSVYEKVPGSSVQNIVILLSKDLLKPVLIASCIALPAGYWAMNKWLQNFAYKTTLSWWIFLLAILVTFGIALLTVGIKSVKAAMANPVRALRTE
- a CDS encoding metal-dependent transcriptional regulator, encoding MLSQTEENYLKALFHLTSEHSEKSKAGTNELATALNVKPATVNDMLKKLKQKKLILYEKYGKISLTAAGNKQAIEIVRKHRLWETFLYEKLGFSWDEVHEVAEQLEHIQSPKLIAQLEKFLDYPEYDPHGDAIPNAKGELKPPPRKTLSEIPVGKTCRLVAVKDNSALFLQYVVQVGLGLSSKIKVISRQDFDGSIEIEVTGKKSVVSQKFADNIYVV
- a CDS encoding DinB family protein, whose protein sequence is MIIKAISLVEIAFILLVSITAYNNYKTGFKNGQTTNYGNLKEYPLLTNFTLNSAKELLTFNKHITMDQLFRESFWKNFAAAIDMFKNIISICPDATWQKEKKIFYMAYHTLLFLDYYLTIPVSSFHPLLPYTIVEPDQLPPEAIDDVFPDQFYPRNEMQTYIAAAREKCEKLIMQTPAEKFSERWIRSNEINRHGLCPAVVTDYNLLEILFYNLRHIQHHVGQLNLLLRQTANIAADWIAQSE